In Paroedura picta isolate Pp20150507F chromosome 1, Ppicta_v3.0, whole genome shotgun sequence, the following are encoded in one genomic region:
- the LOC143819699 gene encoding uncharacterized protein LOC143819699: MIRCTLHLPPPFCSATSESNMESSSQASSVPATGRGPTWRDAEIRDLIGIFSEEKIQDAFQSSHRNREVFEQVAIKMRALGHNRTGLECRSKTKTMRAEYMRAVNHNKGSGNEKVTCPYFEEQRQLYGDGEGSGRPKRVGRSLKVVRKPAAPVEEPPAEEDPGEGTSSSFRPPPPVQQRAAESVTLDLIAIVPGEPEEAPEQTPLASETQLPGTGPLESPAAPDVDSDSGASTNIDFIPGTQEEEQPGLLGPPARRRRIQIQDEVLSDEEEEPPLAPGSPPPRGALPAEERLTRERGRLRRVSVLTSVGERLLEHCYEESRRAAAADQAMLTLIAQEGRKLRAVLRETNQILREGVEEVRLIRRLMERAVVVMERAYPPQIAPAPPPPPPPPPPPPPTPTPPLPAPTPPTPSQNASTQTRRRTILGKRKIKPADKYSPS, encoded by the exons atgatccgttgcaccctgcaccttccaccaccattttgctcagctaccagcgaaagcaacatggaatcgtcttctcaagcctcgtccgtccctgcaaccggccgtggcccaacttggagggacgcggagatcagggacctgatcgggattttctcggaggagaaaatccaggacgcgttccagtcctcccacaggaatagggaggtattcgaacaagtggccattaagatgcgcgccctgggccacaacaggaccggccttgaatgccggtcgaagaccaagacaatgagggcagagtatatgcgtgccgtgaaccataataagggttccggcaacgagaaggttacctgcccctacttcgaggagcagcgccagctgtacggagacggggaaggatccggcaggccgaagcgcgtcggccggagccttaaggtggttcggaagccggctgccccggtcgaggaaccacccgctgaggaggatcccggcgagggcacctcgtccagctttcgccctccaccccccgtccagcaacgagccgcggaatcggtaacgctggacctcatcgccatcgttcctggggagccagaggaggctcctgagcaaacgccccttgcctccg agacacagttgccagggacggggcccctcgagtctccagcagcacctgacgtggatagtgattcgggggcatcaactaacattg atttcatacccggaacacaggaggaggaacagcctgggttgcttggacctcctgcacggcgcaggcggatacagattcaagatg aggttctttcagatgaggaggaggaaccacccctggctccaggcagcccaccacctagaggtgcgctcccagcagaggagaggcttacgagggaacgcggcaggctgaggcgcgtctccgtcttgacaagcgtgggagagaggctccttgagcactgctatgaggagtcacggcgtgccgctgccgctgaccaagccatgctcacactcattgcccaggaggggagaaaattgagggcagtccttagagagacaaaccaaatcctacgcgaaggcgtggaggaggtgcgactgataaggagactcatggagagggctgtagtggtcatggaaagggcctaccctccacaaatcgcccccgcccccccaccaccacccccaccaccacccccaccaccacccacaccaacaccaccacttccagcacccaccccaccgactccctctcagaatgcctccacccaaacacgaaggaggactattctcggaaagaggaaaataaaaccagcagacaagtactccccctcctag